A genome region from Salvelinus fontinalis isolate EN_2023a unplaced genomic scaffold, ASM2944872v1 scaffold_0286, whole genome shotgun sequence includes the following:
- the LOC129845391 gene encoding nidogen-1-like isoform X1 has protein sequence MAIWTVILLVSTAFALGGSHTGYDSRCRPSFQNVMSTLQCVCPEATTQPKTPCERVEDPVKNGPPGDHVPAFESQGEYTPEQHWGSTGSSSCLTRTEKKIPGTETHPGAAPIKCAYSGARR, from the exons ATGGCGATCTGGACCGTCATTCTGCTTGTCAGCACGGCTTTTGCTCTGGGAG GGTCCCATACGGGTTACGATTCCAGATGCAGGCCAAGCTTCCAGAATGTTATGTCCACATTGCAATGTGTGTGTCCAGAAGCTACGACACAACCCAAGACCCCCTGTGAGCGTGTTGAAGATCCTGTGAAAAACGGACCGCCTGGAGACCACGTCCCCGCGTTTGAAAGCCAGGGAGAATACACCCCTGAGCAACACTGGGGCTCAACAG GTTCCTCTTCCTGTCTTACCAGAACTGAAAAGAAGATCCCGGGTACTGAAACTCATCCGGGCGCTGCTCCAATCAAATGCGCATACAG TGGTGCTCGCAGATGA
- the LOC129845391 gene encoding nidogen-2-like isoform X2, whose product MAIWTVILLVSTAFALGEATTQPKTPCERVEDPVKNGPPGDHVPAFESQGEYTPEQHWGSTGSSSCLTRTEKKIPGTETHPGAAPIKCAYSGARR is encoded by the exons ATGGCGATCTGGACCGTCATTCTGCTTGTCAGCACGGCTTTTGCTCTGGGAG AAGCTACGACACAACCCAAGACCCCCTGTGAGCGTGTTGAAGATCCTGTGAAAAACGGACCGCCTGGAGACCACGTCCCCGCGTTTGAAAGCCAGGGAGAATACACCCCTGAGCAACACTGGGGCTCAACAG GTTCCTCTTCCTGTCTTACCAGAACTGAAAAGAAGATCCCGGGTACTGAAACTCATCCGGGCGCTGCTCCAATCAAATGCGCATACAG TGGTGCTCGCAGATGA